Proteins found in one Herpetosiphonaceae bacterium genomic segment:
- a CDS encoding phage portal protein gives MSSGTASWFSRVGATFAALDSAFKARPPAPGELYPARSGVPTSYMSFPGWDVLEARGNTNSQDEQRAKTAIRSPWVYSDLQAIANEASAAELVVKERQGKKLEDVENHNLELLWESPNPHMGRSYLISFWCWSYVLASKSYLYWMPGDGGIAELWPIPPFMMSALPDAKDLVRGYAFKSRPDADPIIIPPEYITFSRSVNIFDVRDGLSFLAAAHLGIETDLAAAEWNRSFFREQNAVPDGLITIPRDTLDGDLARVRQEIRDFFGGTRRGVAVARAGDMDYKPFGRTQKDAEFLAGRQFSEKEIDRTLGFPQGYWSERANRANAEQARATMIAGAVWPLLVRLAEDINAQTMPRWWGEQYRAEFKDIRPEDRELKLRELEFYAKIETIDQLRERVGDEPIGDVRGLMLISELEKGTPIPTSEPSLLMEDEIAAMEEEAAAEMPEEPIADEVPPEDAPIEEVPPDATEELKAIDLDRWERKVIKAVRAGKSAAAVKFESAAIPKDEQQRIRQALGEAHDAAAVRAAFTAVEIKTAKLTPQEQALLDEVETILKRFSGRLVDAVIDGDTPDLTDLESALKAAILPALVDAVVSGVALQVDAVGVAMDGAQAAALAQEWAASYVPGAVGGMTGTTRDALIKAITTYRATSGMTRQQVAQLLAPYFGAAKADVIATTEITRANAQAAKVYNDYLKEQGLDYEFIWQTNNDERVCPKCAPKNGQVTDADTLPPGHPRCRCGVTQRRKRD, from the coding sequence ATGAGCAGCGGCACCGCATCCTGGTTCTCCCGCGTCGGCGCGACGTTCGCGGCGCTGGACAGCGCGTTCAAGGCCCGCCCGCCTGCGCCGGGGGAGTTGTACCCGGCGCGTTCCGGTGTGCCAACGTCCTATATGTCGTTTCCTGGGTGGGATGTGCTCGAAGCGCGCGGCAACACGAACAGCCAGGACGAACAGCGGGCCAAGACGGCGATCCGCTCGCCCTGGGTGTACTCGGACTTGCAGGCGATTGCCAACGAGGCCAGCGCCGCCGAACTGGTCGTCAAGGAGCGGCAGGGCAAGAAGCTCGAAGATGTCGAGAATCACAACCTGGAGCTGCTATGGGAAAGCCCAAACCCGCACATGGGCCGCTCCTACCTGATCAGCTTTTGGTGCTGGAGCTACGTGCTGGCCTCCAAGTCCTATCTCTACTGGATGCCCGGCGATGGTGGAATTGCGGAGCTATGGCCGATCCCGCCGTTTATGATGAGCGCGCTGCCGGATGCCAAGGATCTGGTACGCGGCTATGCCTTCAAGAGCCGCCCGGACGCCGATCCGATTATCATCCCGCCGGAGTACATCACATTCAGTCGCTCGGTCAACATCTTTGACGTGCGCGACGGCCTGAGCTTCCTAGCGGCGGCACATCTCGGCATCGAGACGGACCTGGCCGCCGCAGAGTGGAATCGCAGCTTCTTCCGCGAGCAGAACGCGGTCCCGGATGGCCTGATTACCATCCCCCGCGACACGCTCGACGGCGATCTGGCCCGCGTGCGGCAGGAGATCCGTGACTTCTTTGGCGGCACTCGGCGTGGCGTGGCGGTGGCGCGGGCGGGCGATATGGACTATAAGCCGTTCGGGCGCACGCAGAAGGACGCCGAGTTCTTAGCCGGGCGGCAGTTCTCCGAGAAAGAGATCGACCGCACGCTGGGCTTTCCCCAGGGCTACTGGTCGGAGCGGGCGAACCGGGCCAATGCGGAGCAGGCGCGGGCGACCATGATCGCGGGCGCGGTGTGGCCGCTGCTCGTGCGACTGGCCGAAGACATCAACGCACAGACCATGCCGCGCTGGTGGGGGGAGCAGTACCGGGCCGAGTTCAAGGACATCCGGCCCGAAGACCGCGAGTTGAAACTGCGTGAGCTGGAGTTCTACGCCAAGATCGAGACGATTGATCAGCTGCGTGAGCGTGTCGGCGACGAGCCGATCGGCGACGTGCGCGGGCTCATGCTGATCTCCGAACTGGAGAAGGGCACGCCGATCCCGACCTCGGAGCCGTCGCTGTTGATGGAAGACGAGATCGCGGCGATGGAGGAGGAAGCGGCAGCCGAGATGCCAGAGGAGCCGATCGCCGACGAGGTGCCGCCAGAGGACGCCCCGATCGAGGAGGTGCCGCCCGACGCCACCGAGGAGTTGAAAGCCATCGACCTCGACCGCTGGGAGCGCAAGGTGATCAAGGCCGTGCGGGCGGGCAAAAGCGCGGCGGCGGTCAAGTTCGAGAGCGCGGCCATTCCCAAAGACGAGCAGCAGCGCATCCGGCAGGCGCTCGGCGAGGCCCACGACGCGGCGGCGGTGCGGGCGGCGTTTACGGCGGTGGAGATCAAGACAGCGAAGCTTACACCCCAGGAGCAGGCGCTGCTGGATGAGGTGGAGACGATCCTGAAGCGCTTCAGCGGGCGGCTGGTCGATGCCGTGATCGACGGCGACACGCCCGACCTGACCGATCTGGAGTCCGCGCTCAAGGCGGCGATCCTGCCGGCGCTCGTCGATGCCGTGGTGAGCGGTGTGGCGCTCCAGGTCGATGCGGTGGGCGTGGCGATGGATGGCGCGCAGGCGGCGGCGCTGGCGCAGGAGTGGGCGGCGTCCTATGTGCCGGGTGCGGTGGGCGGCATGACGGGCACGACGCGGGACGCGCTGATCAAAGCCATCACGACCTACCGCGCCACGTCGGGCATGACACGGCAGCAGGTCGCGCAGCTGCTGGCTCCCTATTTCGGCGCGGCGAAAGCGGATGTGATTGCCACCACTGAGATCACGCGGGCCAACGCGCAGGCGGCGAAAGTCTATAACGACTATCTGAAGGAGCAAGGACTGGACTACGAGTTCATCTGGCAAACCAACAACGACGAGCGCGTCTGCCCGAAGTGCGCGCCGAAGAACGGCCAAGTCACCGACGCCGACACGCTGCCGCCGGGGCATCCGCGCTGCCGGTGCGGCGTGACCCAGCGCCGCAAGCGAGACTAG